From the genome of Bradyrhizobium elkanii USDA 76, one region includes:
- a CDS encoding PaaI family thioesterase translates to MTEVANNLALREIAAGGQTGPLVDRINASQAGSLPGLLDFQWLEAGRGHIRGRFEIAARHFSPHGLLHGASIVALADTACGFGCLASLPDGANGFATGELKTNFIGAAHEGGVSCEARLVHAGRTTQVWDAEIRSEATGKTIALFRCTQMLLYPPSKTGGHAAQGERS, encoded by the coding sequence ATGACCGAGGTCGCAAACAACCTCGCACTCCGCGAAATCGCTGCAGGCGGCCAGACCGGCCCGCTCGTCGACCGCATCAACGCGTCGCAAGCCGGCAGCCTGCCCGGCCTCTTGGACTTTCAATGGCTCGAAGCCGGACGCGGCCACATTCGCGGCCGCTTCGAGATTGCAGCAAGACACTTCTCGCCGCACGGGCTGCTGCACGGCGCAAGCATCGTCGCATTGGCCGATACCGCATGCGGGTTCGGCTGCCTCGCGTCGTTGCCGGACGGCGCCAACGGCTTCGCCACCGGAGAGTTGAAGACCAACTTCATCGGCGCCGCGCATGAAGGCGGCGTCAGCTGCGAGGCGCGCCTCGTTCACGCCGGGCGCACCACCCAGGTGTGGGACGCCGAGATCCGCAGCGAGGCGACGGGCAAGACCATCGCGCTGTTTCGCTGCACGCAGATGCTGCTCTACCCGCCGAGCAAGACCGGTGGTCACGCGGCACAGGGAGAACGATCGTGA
- the gcvA gene encoding transcriptional regulator GcvA, with product MESRLPPLNALKAFESAARHLSVKLAAEELCVTPGAVSQMLKTLEADLGVKLFERVPRGIYLTDAGRDYLPSIRNAFRQIADASRRVAASVDVGTLTVSVTPFFASAWLVPRMASFQGTHPEIDLQVVTSNTVVDFSRSGVDVAVRHGLGRYPGLRSDRVVTVEMVAVASPSLVARLGRPASPGALASWPQVHDADRKGWSLWFQANGIAEVRTPRGPSFDDSGLLLKAVLTGQGAGLLPAAMVANEIASGELIQLLETAHLEEFAYYLVCPDNRQSLPKIAAFREWILGPVAQSAAAGR from the coding sequence ATGGAAAGCAGGCTACCACCCCTGAACGCGCTCAAGGCGTTCGAGTCCGCCGCTCGCCATCTCTCGGTGAAGCTCGCGGCCGAGGAGCTATGCGTGACGCCGGGTGCGGTCAGCCAGATGCTCAAGACGCTCGAAGCCGATCTTGGCGTGAAGCTGTTCGAGCGGGTGCCGCGCGGCATCTATCTCACCGACGCCGGCCGCGACTATCTGCCGTCGATCCGCAACGCCTTTCGCCAGATCGCGGATGCCTCGCGCCGCGTCGCGGCGTCCGTCGATGTCGGTACGCTGACGGTGAGCGTCACGCCGTTCTTTGCGTCGGCCTGGCTGGTGCCCCGCATGGCCTCGTTTCAGGGCACGCATCCCGAGATCGATCTGCAGGTCGTCACCAGCAACACAGTGGTCGATTTCTCGCGCAGCGGCGTCGACGTCGCGGTGCGCCACGGCCTCGGCCGCTATCCGGGGCTGCGCAGCGACCGCGTCGTCACGGTGGAGATGGTGGCGGTCGCATCGCCGTCGCTGGTGGCGCGCCTCGGGCGACCGGCATCTCCCGGCGCGCTCGCAAGCTGGCCGCAGGTGCACGACGCCGATCGCAAGGGATGGAGCCTGTGGTTTCAGGCCAACGGCATCGCGGAAGTTCGCACGCCGCGCGGACCCTCGTTCGATGACAGCGGCCTTCTGCTGAAGGCCGTGCTGACGGGGCAGGGCGCGGGCCTGCTGCCGGCCGCGATGGTGGCCAATGAGATCGCGAGCGGTGAACTGATCCAGCTGCTCGAGACCGCGCATCTGGAGGAGTTCGCGTACTATCTCGTCTGTCCCGACAACAGGCAGTCGCTACCGAAGATCGCGGCGTTCAGGGAATGGATCCTGGGACCGGTCGCCCAGTCAGCCGCCGCTGGGCGGTAG
- a CDS encoding AraC family transcriptional regulator: MRDEDVLDELITRHLDYHATARPMAAMEIDYPSGASTGLHAHPRGQLLYAIEGVMVVRCAEGTWVVPPNRAVWLVADLEHEVRMCGAVKIRTVFVDADAAPNLPQASCVFAVSPLLRELFVAAMRVPLDYAPATSDERLMRVLLDQLREVDVLPLHLPMPRDERLARVCAALVARPDDGSTAEQWARRLKLTSKTIHRLFARETGMTFGEWRQQARLLFALERLARGARVVDVALDSGYASQSAFTAMFRKHFGVPPNAFYR; the protein is encoded by the coding sequence ATGCGAGATGAAGACGTGTTGGACGAGCTGATCACGCGACACCTCGACTATCACGCTACGGCGCGGCCGATGGCGGCGATGGAGATCGACTATCCGAGCGGCGCGTCGACCGGCCTGCACGCGCATCCGCGCGGCCAGCTGCTCTACGCGATCGAAGGCGTGATGGTCGTGCGATGTGCCGAGGGCACCTGGGTGGTGCCGCCCAATCGCGCGGTGTGGCTCGTGGCCGATCTCGAGCACGAGGTCCGGATGTGCGGCGCGGTCAAGATCCGCACCGTGTTCGTGGACGCCGACGCGGCTCCCAATCTGCCGCAGGCCAGCTGCGTGTTCGCGGTCTCGCCGCTGCTGCGCGAATTGTTCGTTGCCGCGATGCGCGTCCCGCTGGACTATGCGCCCGCGACCTCCGACGAGCGCCTGATGCGCGTGCTGCTCGACCAGCTGCGCGAGGTCGATGTGCTGCCGCTGCATCTGCCGATGCCGCGCGACGAAAGGCTCGCGCGTGTCTGCGCCGCGCTGGTGGCCCGCCCGGACGATGGCTCCACGGCCGAGCAATGGGCGCGCCGGCTGAAGCTGACGTCGAAGACCATCCATCGTCTGTTCGCCAGGGAGACCGGCATGACGTTCGGCGAATGGCGTCAGCAGGCACGGCTGCTGTTCGCGCTCGAACGCCTCGCGCGCGGCGCGCGCGTGGTCGATGTCGCACTCGATTCGGGCTATGCCAGCCAGAGCGCCTTCACCGCGATGTTCCGCAAGCATTTTGGCGTGCCGCCCAACGCGTTCTATCGGTAA
- a CDS encoding DMT family transporter: MFKQKVALLYPFVAIVLWAGNVIVSRLSAHTIGPQAITFYRLLVAVLLMSPFVARGAWRNRHAIWPHLGPLAILGFLAMCLFQSLSYLAAETTTATNMAVFTALTPLLTVALSAALLGEPPTLGMICGAPLSFAGLVYLVSGGDLSSLLQNGVHAGDALMLLAAIVYALYGVLLKRWNLPITGWQSTYMQALCALAVMFPAFLATPAALRQVNAETWPLIIYAGALASVVLPFLWIRGVAQLGPNRCAIFMNLLPVLTAAAAIVVLGEPVRPFHVIGGGLALLGVACAQALPRPVKTARDAR; this comes from the coding sequence ATGTTCAAGCAGAAAGTTGCACTTCTCTATCCCTTCGTTGCCATCGTGCTGTGGGCAGGCAACGTCATCGTTTCTCGCCTCTCGGCGCACACGATCGGTCCGCAGGCGATCACCTTCTATCGCCTGCTGGTCGCCGTGCTCTTGATGTCTCCGTTCGTGGCGCGCGGCGCCTGGCGCAATCGCCATGCGATCTGGCCGCATCTCGGTCCGCTCGCGATCCTCGGCTTCCTTGCGATGTGCCTGTTCCAGAGCCTGTCGTATCTGGCGGCCGAGACCACCACCGCAACCAACATGGCGGTGTTCACCGCGCTGACGCCGCTGTTGACGGTCGCCCTCAGTGCCGCGCTGCTCGGCGAACCGCCGACGCTTGGCATGATCTGCGGCGCGCCGCTGTCGTTTGCGGGCCTTGTCTATCTCGTCAGCGGCGGCGACTTGTCGTCGCTGTTGCAGAACGGCGTTCATGCGGGCGACGCGCTGATGCTGCTGGCCGCGATCGTCTATGCGCTCTACGGCGTGCTGCTGAAGCGCTGGAATCTGCCGATCACCGGATGGCAATCCACCTACATGCAGGCGCTGTGCGCGCTGGCCGTGATGTTTCCCGCCTTCCTCGCGACGCCGGCGGCGCTGCGGCAGGTCAACGCCGAGACGTGGCCGCTGATCATCTATGCCGGCGCGCTGGCCTCGGTCGTGCTGCCGTTTCTCTGGATCCGCGGCGTCGCGCAGCTCGGCCCGAACCGCTGCGCGATCTTCATGAACCTTCTGCCGGTGCTGACGGCCGCGGCCGCGATCGTGGTGCTGGGCGAGCCGGTGAGGCCATTCCACGTCATCGGCGGCGGCCTCGCGCTGC